A part of Halorientalis sp. LT38 genomic DNA contains:
- the wecB gene encoding non-hydrolyzing UDP-N-acetylglucosamine 2-epimerase — MKVLSVVGARPQFVKAFPVSDALSGAHEEVLVHTGQHYDHELSDVFFEELPIPEPDANLGVGSGTHGEQTAAMLAELDGVVADESPDVVLVYGDTNSTLAAALAGAKREPLVAHVEAGLRSDNWSMPEETNRVLTDHCSDLLFAPSTRAADRLAAEGITDGVHVTGDVMYDSLLAVRERARERSSVLDRLGYDDGEYVLATVHRATNTDDPDRLVEILAGLAESRLPVVFPAHPRTEQALDDAGLLGDLPGPIELIDPVGYLDFLRLVDGAERVATDSGGVQKEAFYLDTPCVTLREETEWEETVACGWNVLVGSDSGAIERNLGRVFDTTTKPDPYGDGNAAARIVSALETGVDGSEPRTARVSR; from the coding sequence ATGAAGGTCCTCTCCGTCGTCGGCGCTCGCCCGCAGTTCGTGAAAGCGTTCCCCGTCTCCGACGCGCTCTCGGGCGCACACGAGGAGGTGCTCGTCCACACGGGACAGCACTACGACCACGAACTCAGCGACGTGTTCTTCGAGGAGCTCCCCATCCCCGAACCGGACGCGAACCTCGGCGTCGGCTCGGGGACTCACGGGGAACAGACCGCAGCGATGCTCGCCGAACTCGACGGCGTCGTCGCAGACGAATCGCCGGACGTCGTACTCGTCTACGGCGACACGAACTCCACGCTGGCCGCCGCCCTCGCCGGCGCGAAACGCGAGCCGCTCGTCGCCCACGTCGAGGCGGGCCTCCGCAGCGACAACTGGTCGATGCCCGAAGAGACGAACCGCGTCCTGACCGATCACTGCTCGGACCTGCTGTTCGCGCCGTCGACGCGCGCGGCGGACAGGCTCGCCGCCGAGGGCATCACGGACGGCGTCCACGTCACCGGCGACGTGATGTACGATTCGCTGCTTGCCGTCCGGGAGCGAGCGCGCGAGCGCTCGTCCGTGCTGGACCGGCTCGGATACGACGACGGGGAGTACGTCCTCGCGACGGTCCACCGCGCGACGAACACCGACGACCCGGACCGGCTGGTCGAGATCCTCGCCGGACTCGCCGAGTCGCGGCTCCCGGTCGTCTTCCCGGCGCATCCCCGGACCGAGCAGGCGCTCGACGACGCGGGACTGCTCGGGGACCTGCCGGGCCCGATCGAGCTGATCGATCCGGTCGGCTACCTGGACTTCCTCCGGCTCGTCGACGGGGCAGAGCGCGTCGCGACCGACTCCGGTGGCGTCCAGAAGGAGGCCTTCTACCTGGACACCCCCTGCGTGACGCTCCGCGAGGAGACCGAGTGGGAGGAGACGGTCGCCTGCGGCTGGAACGTCCTCGTCGGTTCGGACAGCGGCGCGATCGAGCGCAATCTCGGTCGGGTGTTCGACACCACGACGAAACCGGACCCGTACGGGGACGGCAACGCTGCCGCACGGATCGTGTCGGCGCTCGAAACCGGCGTCGACGGAAGCGAACCGCGGACGGCCAGGGTGTCACGTTGA
- a CDS encoding GNAT family N-acetyltransferase: MSVEIREATQTDRSEWNGYVEQSPWAGLFHRREVIDALARHTDATPTLLVGFKGQEPVGIFPVFELRKGPVSAAVSPPPDVRVPYLGPAPLNVDGMKQRKAERRQRRFLEGCLDWIDEMLDPAYVHLRLHHGYPDLRPLTWEAFDVDPAYTYLVDLSVGREDLLDSFSRDARTNIRDGRENDDVTVEEGGRGDVPFVMDRVRRRYERQDVDFGLPTALVTDLYESLPEGAIRPYVCRVDGRRVGGILACELGDTISRWQGGVKTDLEVDASINDLLDWRVMADAVDRGLTTYDLVGANNQRINDYKAKFNPELQQFYSVERGSTVMTLATGLYQRLRGTTGSLSPVK; this comes from the coding sequence ATGAGCGTGGAAATCAGGGAAGCGACACAGACGGATCGGTCGGAGTGGAACGGGTACGTCGAGCAGTCGCCGTGGGCCGGGCTCTTTCACCGCCGGGAGGTGATCGACGCGCTCGCCCGGCACACCGACGCGACCCCCACCCTCCTGGTGGGGTTCAAGGGGCAGGAACCGGTCGGGATCTTCCCGGTGTTCGAGCTGCGGAAGGGACCGGTCTCGGCCGCGGTGTCGCCGCCACCGGACGTCCGAGTCCCCTATCTCGGGCCCGCCCCGCTGAACGTCGACGGGATGAAACAGCGCAAGGCCGAGCGTCGCCAGCGCCGCTTTCTCGAGGGCTGTCTCGACTGGATCGACGAGATGCTCGATCCGGCGTACGTCCACCTGCGACTACACCACGGATATCCCGACCTGCGTCCGCTGACCTGGGAGGCGTTCGACGTCGACCCCGCCTACACCTACCTCGTCGACCTCTCGGTCGGGCGCGAGGACCTGCTCGACTCCTTCAGCCGCGACGCCCGGACCAACATCCGGGACGGCCGGGAGAACGACGACGTGACCGTCGAGGAGGGCGGCCGCGGCGACGTCCCCTTCGTCATGGATCGTGTCCGGCGGCGGTACGAGCGCCAGGACGTCGACTTCGGGCTCCCGACCGCGCTGGTCACGGACCTCTACGAGTCCCTGCCCGAGGGGGCGATCCGCCCCTACGTCTGTCGCGTGGACGGCCGCCGGGTCGGCGGCATCCTGGCCTGCGAGCTCGGGGACACCATTTCTCGGTGGCAGGGCGGGGTCAAGACCGACCTCGAGGTCGACGCGTCGATCAACGACCTGCTCGACTGGCGGGTGATGGCCGACGCCGTGGACCGCGGCCTGACGACCTACGACCTCGTCGGCGCCAACAACCAGCGAATCAACGACTACAAGGCGAAGTTCAATCCGGAACTCCAGCAGTTCTACAGCGTCGAACGCGGGTCGACGGTGATGACCCTCGCGACAGGCCTCTACCAGCGCCTCCGGGGGACCACCGGCAGCCTCTCGCCGGTGAAGTAG
- a CDS encoding putative zinc-binding protein, with translation MTDAYDDLPLVYSCSGCSSAAQMANDLAVRLDREQVAEMSCIAGVGGDVGPLVDAATSGRPTVVIDGCPLECARECLDDHGVTPDRHVNLAKRGVAKEYHTDYDDEQADELYEKLVDAVADVAATG, from the coding sequence ATGACGGACGCGTACGACGACCTGCCGCTCGTCTACTCCTGTTCGGGGTGTTCGAGCGCGGCGCAGATGGCGAACGACCTCGCGGTCAGGCTCGACCGGGAGCAGGTGGCGGAGATGTCCTGTATCGCCGGCGTCGGTGGCGACGTGGGACCGCTCGTCGACGCCGCCACGTCCGGGCGGCCGACGGTCGTGATCGACGGCTGTCCCCTCGAATGTGCGCGCGAGTGCCTCGACGACCACGGCGTCACGCCGGACCGGCACGTCAACCTCGCCAAGCGCGGGGTGGCGAAGGAGTACCACACCGACTACGACGACGAGCAGGCCGACGAACTGTACGAGAAACTGGTCGACGCGGTGGCGGACGTCGCCGCGACGGGCTGA
- a CDS encoding DUF2249 domain-containing protein codes for MTGTRLDIREIPPPERHPKIFQAFEDLDSGEALTIVNDHEPTPLYHQMAAEVESFDAENYVVDRVGPEEFVATLPKK; via the coding sequence ATGACAGGAACACGACTCGACATCCGCGAGATCCCGCCGCCCGAGCGCCACCCGAAGATCTTCCAGGCCTTCGAGGACCTGGACTCGGGCGAAGCGTTGACCATCGTCAACGATCACGAGCCGACGCCGCTGTACCACCAGATGGCGGCCGAGGTGGAGTCGTTCGACGCCGAGAACTACGTGGTCGACCGGGTCGGCCCCGAGGAGTTCGTCGCGACCCTGCCGAAGAAGTAG
- a CDS encoding redoxin domain-containing protein produces the protein MPENGDTAPTFTATLGTSDHESFDLSDRLGDGPVVLAFFPGAFTPPCTNEMVALEDRRAEFEERGATLLGVSADSAFSQGAFRDEHGIEFDLVSDMGGDAIRAYDLEMDIPDLGLYGIANRAVFVLDEDGTVVYRWVADDPTNEPDYEELFDAVESS, from the coding sequence ATGCCCGAGAACGGAGACACCGCGCCGACGTTCACCGCGACGCTCGGCACCAGCGATCACGAATCGTTCGACCTGTCTGACCGACTCGGCGACGGCCCGGTCGTGCTCGCCTTCTTCCCGGGGGCGTTCACGCCGCCCTGCACCAACGAGATGGTCGCCCTCGAGGACCGACGCGCCGAGTTCGAGGAGCGGGGGGCGACGCTGCTCGGCGTCAGCGCCGATTCGGCGTTCTCCCAGGGCGCGTTCCGCGACGAGCACGGCATCGAGTTCGACCTCGTGAGCGACATGGGCGGCGACGCCATCCGGGCCTACGACCTGGAGATGGACATCCCGGACCTGGGGCTGTACGGCATCGCCAACCGGGCCGTCTTCGTCCTCGACGAGGACGGGACGGTCGTCTACCGCTGGGTCGCCGACGACCCGACGAACGAACCCGACTACGAGGAACTGTTCGACGCCGTCGAATCCTCCTGA